The Molothrus ater isolate BHLD 08-10-18 breed brown headed cowbird unplaced genomic scaffold, BPBGC_Mater_1.1 matUn_MA588, whole genome shotgun sequence genome includes a region encoding these proteins:
- the LOC118701333 gene encoding myosin-9-like: protein MDTGDNGGQRSPPGMAQAQHRRDLEAELRDLSSQVAALGRSLAAERGRSLMEGGALRALEIAVGGAKARVGGACRALDRAKERLRLQQEAGQVLWAELEAARAAKLGAELRAREAESQCRARGTELERLRQAVQAAQRSRHQAEQERDQVAAKVGHAPPPSAPCGDPAALQAALEELREHNRDLRERLRQRLGQVEELRRALAAAGSRAQDAQVARARLAQEQRRLRERLRDPPGTPGTPGTLGTIGTLGTIETIGTLGTPGTIGTIETLGTTETPETLGIMETPWTPETPGTIETLGTLGGLGVPGGPGGPGGPEPALRARCAHLQELLRREAGARVALSRCARVTGRRLRLLAAEAEEQRLRGERYREQARVTDAAARLVARQVALVAAGTARLLAQGRLLRRELEDVGDGAAATARLRARLRARLRCDPMNLSRTVRRMLRDSDSDSSDSGDSGDSGDSGDSGDSGDSDSGHAPPDPAPSAGDTP from the exons ATGGACACGGGGGACAACGGGGGACAGAGGAGccccccagggatggcacag gCTCAGCACCGGCGGGACCTGGAGGCGGAGCTTCGTGACCTCAGCAGCCAG GTGGCGGCCCTGGGGCGGAGCCTGGCGGCTGAGCGTGGGCGGAGCCTGATGGAGGGCGGGGCCCTGCGGGCGCTGGAGATCGCGGTGGGCGGAGCCAAGGCGCGGGTGGGCGGAGCCTGCCGGGCCCTGGACCGGGCCAAGGAGAGGCTGCGCCTGCAGCAG GAGGCGGGGCAGGTGCTGTGGGCGGAGCTGGAGGCCGCTCGCGCTGCCAAGCTGGGGGCGGAGCTCCGGGCTCGGGAGGCGGAGTCTCAGTGCCGGGCCCGGGGGACGGAGCTGGAGCGGCTGCGACAG GCGGTGCAGGCGGCCCAGCGTTCCAGGCACCAGGCGGAGCAGGAGCGCGACCAGGTGGCGGCCAAGGTTGGCCACGCCCCCCCTCCCAG CGCCCCCTGCGGTGACCCCGCGGCGCTGCAGGCGGCGCTGGAGGAGCTGCGGGAGCACAACCGGGACCTGCGGGAGCGGCTGCGGCAGCGcctgggacag GTGGAGGAGCTGCGCCGGGCTCTGGCAGCCGCGGGCTCGCGGGCTCAGGACGCGCAGGTGGCGCGGGCCCGGCTGGCGCAGGAGCAGCGGCGGCTGCGGGAGCGGCTCCGGGACCCCCCCGgcacccccgggacccccgggaccctcGGGACCATCGGGACCCTCGGGACCATTGAGACCATCGGGACCctcgggacccccgggaccATCGGGACCATCGAGACCCTCGGGACCACCGAGACCCCTGAGACCCTCGGGATCATGGAGACCCCCTGGACCCCTGAGACCCCCGGGACCATCGAGACCCTCGGGACCCTCGGTGGCCTCGGTGTCCCCGGtggtcccgggggtcccgggggtcccgagCCCGCCCTGCGCGCCCGCTGCGCgcacctgcaggagctgctgcggAGAGAGGCGGG GGCGCGGGTGGCGCTGTCGCGCTGTGCCCGCGTCACCGGGCGCCGCCTGCGGCTCTTGGCGGCCGAGGCCGAGGAGCAGCGGCTGCGGGGGGAGCGGTACCGGGAGCAG gcccgTGTCACCGACGCCGCTGCCCGCCTGGTGGCCCGGCAGGTGGCCCTGGTGGCCGCGGGCACTGCCCggctgctggcccagggccGCCTCCTGCGCCGGGAGCTCGAGGACGTCGGGGACGGCGCCGCCGCCACCGCGCGGCTGCGGGCGCGGCTGCGGGCGCGGCTCAG gtgtgaccccaTGAACCTGTCCCGCACGGTCCGGCGGATGCTGCGCGACAGCGACAGCGACAGCAGCGACAGCGGCGACAGCGGCGACAGCGGCGACAGCGGCGACAGCGGC